In Flavobacterium luteolum, the DNA window TTTGGAAGACAAGAATATTGTGCTCTTCCGATCGTCAAAGTAGAAGCATCGTTTGAAGTCACTTTCTGAATCAAAGCTAGTGCATTTGGACCCGTTAACAAAAATTCACCCATGTGCGAAACGTCAAAAACGCCCACACCATTACGAACCGTTTCGTGTTCTGCATTAACCCCTTCATAAGTAATAGGCATATTGTAACCAGCAAAAGGAAGCATTTTTGCTCCTAAACCTTCATGTATGTGCGTAAGCGCAGTATTTTTCATTGTGTTGTTTTATAAAATTGTTTTGCAAATCTATTCAAAAAATATCAAATTAAAAGAGCTTAAATTATAAATTTCGCAATAATTAGGAGCTATTTCCTGCTATCCGCTATATCTTTTGCTTTTTAAAGAAAAAAGCAAAAGGATGCCGCTACAAACGAAGTTCACTGAACTCCAATAAAAAAATAAAATATAGTGAAGTAATCAGGGCTAGGGCTGTCGTTTTCAAAAGAACAATCAGGATTTCGATTTTTTACGTAATTTTATTATATAAAAGTATTCAAATGAAATCACCGTATTTAATTAATAAAGAAGAGATTCAGAAATTATACAAACCCGTAAATCCTCAAACTCATAAAGGGACACAAGGTCATGCGGTGATTATTGCCGGAAGTTATGGCAAAATAGGAGCGGCGGTTTTAGCTTCAAAATCCTGTCTCAAAACAGGCTGCGGACTCGTAACAACTTTTATACCCAAATGCGGTTATCAAATACTTCAAATTTCCATTCCAGAAGTAATGGTGGCAACCGATGAAAACGTGAATTTTATAACCAATATACATTTGCCTTTAATTCCGCAAGCAGTAGGAATCGGACCCGGAATAGGGAAGGAGCTCGGAACACAAAAAGCCTTGTTTGAATTTTTAAGAGTCAATAAAGCGCCTTTGGTTCTAGATGCCGATGCATTGAATATTATCTCAGAAAACTTATCTTGGTTAGAATTAGTTCCAGAAGACACCATTCTAACACCACACCCAAAAGAATTAGAACGTTTGATAGGAAAGTGGAATTCAGAAGCCGAGAAATTCCAAAAAACGATCGCTTTTTCAGAAAAATACAAAGTCATTGTGGTTATGAAAGGTGCGCCAACTTACATCATCAATAGAACTTCAGTTTACGAAAACACAAGTGGAAACGCAGCACTTGCAACCGCAGGAAGTGGCGACGTTCTAACGGGAATTCTCACAAGTCTTCTAGCACAAGGCTACGAACCCAAATATGCTTCCAAAATGGGCGTTTACCTCCACGGATTAACAGCCGATTTAGCTTTGCCCAAAACAGGTTATGAGTCTTTTACAGCTTCAACAATTATTAAATATCTAGGAAAAGCTTTTCTTGAATTAGAGAATTAGAGAATTAGAGAATGTGTCAATTAGATAATTAGTTGTACGTTTTGTCATCCTGAGGAACGAAGGATCACACAAGAAACTCCGCACAGAATATCTCCAATTTTTATCGAATCCAGAGTGTGATCCTTCGTTCCTCAGGATGACAAAAAATGAGAGTAAATCTGCCAAGATCTGCTCAAATCTTTTTGAATCTGCGTGAAAGGAAAAATCTAAAATCAAAAATCATTAAGTTTGTAACATCCAAGATTAGAGACTTAGCAACTTAGTTTCTTAGAATCTTAGAATCTTAAAAAAAATGAAAAACAACTTCGACTTAAGAACAGTAAACGTCATGCGATATATAACGCCACTGCGCGAAGGCGGTTCTTTACCCGCATTAGCAGAAGCCGATGACGACTTTAAATACGTATTAAAATTTAGAGGTGCTGGACACGGCGTAAAAGCCTTAATCGCCGAATTAGTTGGCGGACAAATCGCTAAAGCCTTAAAGTTACAATTGCCAGAATTAGTATTCGCCAATCTCGACGAAGCTTTTGGAAGAACCGAAGCCGATGAAGAAATTCAGGATTTATTGCAAGGAAGCCAAGGATTAAACTTAGCGTTACACTTTTTATCTGGCGCTATTACTTTTGATCCTGCTGTAACAACCGTAGATGCTAAATTGGCTTCTCAGATTGTTTGGCTAGATGCTTATATTACAAACGTAGACAGAACTTTCAGAAATACAAATATGCTGATTTGGCATAAAGAATTATGGCTGATCGATCATGGTGCATGTTTGTATTTTCATCATTCTTGGCATAACTGGGAACAACATGCTAAAAGTCCCTTTGCATTGATAAAAGATCACGTTTTATTGCCTCAAGCTTCACTTTTAAAAGAAGTTGATGCTGAGTTTAAAGCGATTTTAACACCGGAAGTTTTAGAAGAAATTGTCAATACAATTCCGCTAGACTGGCTGCAATGGGAAGATGCAGACGAAACTCCAGAAGGATTGCGAAATGTGTATCTGAAGTTTTTAAAAACAAGATTAGAGAATTCAGAAATATTTGTAAATCAGGCGCAAAATGCAAGATAACCACTTATACGAATATGCTGTGATTCGCGTTGTGCCAAGGGTAGAGCGCGAAGAATTCCTGAATATCGGAATCATTTTGTTTTGCAAAAAAGCCAAATTTATAAAGGTTCTTTTTCATTTAAATAAAGAAAAAATACAAGCCCTTTCTGCCGATTTCGACATCGAACAATTAGAATGTAATTTAACTTCATTGGTAAAAATCGCCAACGGAGCCAAAGACGGCGGTCCAATTGCCGAATTTGAGATTCCAGAACGTTTTAGATGGTTAACGGCAATAAGAAGTTCGGCCATTCAAACCTCAAGACCTCATCCTGGATTTAGTCAGGATTTAGAGAAAACCATTCAGCGTTTGTTTGAGGAGTTAGTTCTTTAGGGAAAGGTTCAAAGTTTTCTTAACCGCAAAGTTCGCTAAGAATTACGCTAAGGTTCGCAAAGATTTTATACAAAGCTTTGCGAACTTTTGCGTTTTATTAAAATCAAAATCTTCGCGCCTTTGCGGTTAAATAAAAACCACGAACTACATCTAAATGCAATCCGTGGTTTAAAAACTAAAAATAACTTATTTTAAGGGTGATTTTTTTTAGAAAGAACCACAAACATTACCGCCTAAAGTAGGTCCTGCATTTGCAGAAATATCAGCTTTAACGGCAGTATTAGCCAATTTTACGATAGAATATGGCGGAGTAAAAGCGGTTCCGCTTCCAGCTTGAGTTCCTGTTACACTTGTAAATATATTGCTTGTAGAAGTAACGGCTGTAAAGCCAGTCATTAATTCGATTGGGTTTTTTACGCCTTCAAAAACATTGCTTTCTACGCGAATGTTTGCTTCAAATCCTGCTGCAATACATTTATTGCTTACGGTGCTGTTAAAGAAACTGTTTAGAATATGCACTTGTCCAAAACGAACTCTTGGCATTCTTTCTCTACAGCCTGGAGCCCACCAGCATCTTGCAAAAGTGATTCTCAATTTTCCGCGATCAGCAGTTGCGCCATCGCTTGAACCAATTAAATTTGAATATCTATGATCATCTGATCCTCCAGAACCGCCCGCTTTTGGAGGTTTTAGGTAATGAAATTTAGTGTACGTAACCGAAATATAATCTGATTTGTTTTTGATGTCGAAGTTTCCGTCAACACCATCTCTAAATTCGCAGTGGTCTATCCAAACATTTGTACATTCGTCTAGAACAGCATTATCCCATCCGTCAGTATC includes these proteins:
- a CDS encoding NAD(P)H-hydrate dehydratase — encoded protein: MKSPYLINKEEIQKLYKPVNPQTHKGTQGHAVIIAGSYGKIGAAVLASKSCLKTGCGLVTTFIPKCGYQILQISIPEVMVATDENVNFITNIHLPLIPQAVGIGPGIGKELGTQKALFEFLRVNKAPLVLDADALNIISENLSWLELVPEDTILTPHPKELERLIGKWNSEAEKFQKTIAFSEKYKVIVVMKGAPTYIINRTSVYENTSGNAALATAGSGDVLTGILTSLLAQGYEPKYASKMGVYLHGLTADLALPKTGYESFTASTIIKYLGKAFLELEN
- a CDS encoding HipA family kinase → MKNNFDLRTVNVMRYITPLREGGSLPALAEADDDFKYVLKFRGAGHGVKALIAELVGGQIAKALKLQLPELVFANLDEAFGRTEADEEIQDLLQGSQGLNLALHFLSGAITFDPAVTTVDAKLASQIVWLDAYITNVDRTFRNTNMLIWHKELWLIDHGACLYFHHSWHNWEQHAKSPFALIKDHVLLPQASLLKEVDAEFKAILTPEVLEEIVNTIPLDWLQWEDADETPEGLRNVYLKFLKTRLENSEIFVNQAQNAR
- a CDS encoding DUF3037 domain-containing protein, with amino-acid sequence MQDNHLYEYAVIRVVPRVEREEFLNIGIILFCKKAKFIKVLFHLNKEKIQALSADFDIEQLECNLTSLVKIANGAKDGGPIAEFEIPERFRWLTAIRSSAIQTSRPHPGFSQDLEKTIQRLFEELVL
- a CDS encoding pectate lyase family protein, with protein sequence MNLKSTLSMFAVTLIFGFTACNSEEIASNTEASIQPTNETTIDASATNPTGKIGNCAEVPGWASQNGGTTGGGSAAETTVTTYAQLKSAVENTAVKVIKVSGTITITARLSFQDQTGKTIYGASGAKLVSTDQTKDGSGIFNIKRCKNIIIRNLIFEGPGAYDTDGWDNAVLDECTNVWIDHCEFRDGVDGNFDIKNKSDYISVTYTKFHYLKPPKAGGSGGSDDHRYSNLIGSSDGATADRGKLRITFARCWWAPGCRERMPRVRFGQVHILNSFFNSTVSNKCIAAGFEANIRVESNVFEGVKNPIELMTGFTAVTSTSNIFTSVTGTQAGSGTAFTPPYSIVKLANTAVKADISANAGPTLGGNVCGSF